In Oryza brachyantha chromosome 1, ObraRS2, whole genome shotgun sequence, the following are encoded in one genomic region:
- the LOC102717395 gene encoding peroxidase 72-like, which produces MSAAMAAALALFSLLAAAWGLPPQLDPHFYDRSCPQAQQIVASIVGKVHYQDPRMAASLLRLHFHDCFVKGCDASILLDSSATIVSEKRSNPNRDSARGFEVIDEIKAALEAACPHTVSCADILALAARDSTVMTGGPGWIVPLGRRDSRGASVQGSNNDIPAPNNTLPTIITKFKLQGLDILDLVALLGSHTIGDSRCTSFRQRLYNQTGNGLPDLTLDASYAAALRPRCPRSGGDQNLFFLDPVTPFKFDNQYYKNLLAYRGLLSSDEVLLTASPATAELVKLYAADQDVFFQHFARSMVKMGNISPLTGGNGEIRANCRKVNRY; this is translated from the exons ATGAGTGCAGCAATGGCGGCTGCCCTTGCACTATTctcgctgctcgccgccgcgtgggGCCTGCCGCCGCAGCTGGACCCTCACTTCTACGACCGCTCGTGCCCGCAAGCGCAGCAGATCGTGGCGTCCATCGTCGGGAAGGTGCACTACCAGGACCCCCGCATGGcggcctccctcctccgcctccacttCCATGACTGCTTTGTCAAG GGTTGCGACGCATCGATCTTGCTGGACAGCAGCGCGACGATCGTGAGCGAGAAGCGGTCGAACCCTAACCGGGACTCTGCGAGGGGGTTCGAGGTGATTGACGAGATCAAGGCGGCGTTGGAGGCAGCTTGCCCGCACACCGTCTCCTGTGCCGACATCCTTGCCCTCGCCGCACGCGACTCCACTGTCATG ACGGGAGGGCCAGGGTGGATCGTGCCGCTGGGGAGGAGAGACTCGCGTGGAGCCAGCGTGCAGGGCTCCAACAACGACATCCCTGCTCCCAACAACACCCTCCCCACCATCATCACCAAGTTCAAGCTCCAGGGCCTCGACATCCTCGACCTCGTCGCCCTACttg GTAGCCACACCATCGGTGACTCGAGGTGCACGAGCTTCCGGCAGCGGCTGTACAACCAGACGGGGAACGGCCTGCCGGACTTGACGCTGGACGCGTCctacgcggcggcgctgcggccCCGGTGCCcgcgctccggcggcgaccagaacctcttcttcctcgacCCCGTCACGCCCTTCAAGTTCGACAACCAGTACTACAAGAACCTGCTCGCCTACCGCGGCCTGCTCAGCTCCGACGAGGTGCTCCTCACCGCCAGCCCGGCCACGGCGGAGCTCGTCAAGCTCTACGCCGCCGACCAGGACGTCTTCTTCCAGCACTTCGCGCGGTCCATGGTCAAGATGGGCAACATCTCgccgctcaccggcggcaacggcgagaTCAGGGCCAACTGCAGGAAGGTCAACCGCTACTGA